The following proteins come from a genomic window of Erpetoichthys calabaricus chromosome 18, fErpCal1.3, whole genome shotgun sequence:
- the ech1 gene encoding delta(3,5)-Delta(2,4)-dienoyl-CoA isomerase, mitochondrial codes for MLLCALRTALIQGSRVWHPGFRTLRAMSSASGQLPNYETLLVSRPRENVLHVELNRPNKMNAMNQAFWREMVECFNAIAADTDCRAVVVSGAGKCFTAGIDLMDMASNVLQPEGDDAARMAWNLRRKICAYQESFTVIEKCPKPVLVAVHGACIGGGVDLITACDIRFCSKDAWFQVKEVDIGLAADVGTLQRLPKVIGSHSLVSELVYTARKMMSDEAQSCGLVSRVFPDKETLIEGALDMASEIASRSPVAVQGTKINMVYSRDHGVPEGLQYIATWNMSMLQTTDLMKSAQAALEKKSPKDVVYSKL; via the exons GTTCCAGAGTTTGGCATCCAGGTTTTAGGACGTTAAGGGCTATGTCATCAGCAAGTGGACAGCTACCCAACTATGAGACGCTGCTTGTCAGCCGTCCACGAGAGAATGTGTTACATGTAGAGTTAAACCGACCAAACAAGATGAATGCAATGAACCAGGCATTTTGGAG AGAGATGGTCGAGTGTTTCAATGCAATTGCAGCAGATACAGATTGTCGGGCTGTGGTGGTGTCTGGAGCCGGAAAGTGCTTTACTGCAG gtattgacttGATGGACATGGCAAGTAACGTGTTGCAGCCAGAAGGGGACGATGCAGCTCGAATGGCCTGGAATTTGCGTCGCAAGATTTGCGCGTATCAGGAGTCCTTCACAGTGATTGAGAAG TGTCCAAAGCCTGTCCTGGTGGCTGTTCATGGTGCCTGCATTGGAGGAG GGGTGGACCTCATTACTGCTTGTGATATTCGTTTCTGCAGCAAAGATGCATGGTTTCAAGTTAAG GAAGTAGATATCGGCCTGGCTGCAGATGTGGGAACATTGCAAAGACTGCCCAAAGTGATTGGAAGCCATAG CCTTGTTAGTGAGCTGGTGTATACCGCGCGGAAGATGATGTCTGATGAAGCACAGAGCTGTGGACTTGTCAG CCGTGTTTTTCCTGACAAGGAGACTTTGATTGAAGGAGCTCTAGACATGGCATCTGAGATTGCCTCCAGAAGTCCAGTTGCTGTTCAGGGAACCAAAATTAACATGGTGTATTCACGAGACCATGGTGTGCCAGAGGGGCTACAGTACATT gcCACCTGGAACATGAGCATGCTACAGACCACTGACCTAATGAAGTCTGCACAAGCTGCCCTGGAGAAGAAAAGTCCAAAAGATGTAGTGTACTCCAAATTGTAG